The Aedes albopictus strain Foshan chromosome 1, AalbF5, whole genome shotgun sequence genomic interval GCTCAACTCATTGAGTCGATCGGTATCAGCTCCGCCAACTACACCATTGCATGGCAAACACTCGTCTCTCGCTATGCTAACGACTACCTTCTGAAGAAACGTCACCTACAAGCCCTTCTCGACTGCCCCCGAATGAAGAAAGAATCCGCCGCCGCACTGCATTCCGTCGTTGACGAGTATGAGCGCCACACCAAAACCCTCCGCCAACTTGGTGAGCCAATCGACTCGTGGAGCACTATGTTGGAGCGTCTTCTATGCCTCCGACTCGACGACGCTACACAAAAAGCTTGGGAAGACTTCGCTACAACCACCGATAACCCCAACTATTCTTGTCTTATCGAGTTCCTCCAACGTCGCATCAGGGTGCTGGAATCCATGTCTGTGAACCACCAAGCACAGCCAGCATCGAATCACCAACCACCAATGTTTCGTCGTCAATCGTTCCACAAAACCGTTTCCCATGCTGTAACCGAAGCCACTCCTCGAAAATGCCACTCCTGCGATCAACATCACCCACTGTTCCAATGCCCTAAATTCGAGAAAATGTCCACTGCCGAACGACTGCAAGTTGTGAATGAACATCATCTCTGTCTCAATTGTTTTCGCCAAGACCACCTCGCTCGCAATTGTCAGTCGAAATTCTCCTGCCGTCACTGCAAAAAACGACACCATTCATTGCTCCACCCCGGCTACCACCCACTCTACACCGATCAATCGTCTACCTCGTCTAACACAGCATCATGCTCAACGAAGCCCATCACGAAGCAGGTAGCCATAACAAACAACAGCAAACGATCACCCACATCCACGAATGCTGTCACTACTCAGACAACCAATTCGTCCCAAACATCGAACGCGAATGTTTTGTTGTCGACGGTCGTGTTGATGGTAATTGATTGCAATGGGCAAGCGCATCCCGCCCGAGCATTATTGGATAATGGCTCGCAATCCAATATTATCAGCGATCGGCTATGCCAACTTCTACGACTGAAGCGGAGAAAGATCAGCATCCCTGTGTTCGGTGTCGGTGAGTCCTCCTCCAACGTGAACCACTCCGTCAGTGCCACCATCCGATCGCGAACCTCGAACTTCGAAATCGGATTAGATTTTCTGGTCATGCCCCGTATTACGATTGACTTGCCTGTGGTTTCCTCTTCTGCCGATGACTGGCATGCCCCCAAAGATCTGTCCCTAGCCGACCCCACCTTCAACAAGACCGGCGCTATCGATATGCTACTCGGAGCCGAGCACTTTTTCACCTACATTAACCCTGGTACCCGAGTCGAAGAAGGTGAAAATCCCGTCCTTGTCGAAAGCGTTTTCGGTTGGATTGTGACCGGTAGAAACCAAAAACCCCTCACATTGCCCCCCGTAGCTTGCCACGTCTCACTTTCCGATCCCCTCCAAGAAGCACTGGAACGCTTTTGGCGCATCGAAGAAGTGGAAAATCAACCAAGCTACTCCGTGGAAGAACAGCAGTGTGAATCTCACTATTCCTCCCACGTTTCCCGCACTCCCGAGGGAAGATATGTGGTCCGTCTGCCTCGCCATCCGAACTTCGACCACATGCTTGGTGAATCGAAATCCGCGGCCCTTCGTCGTTTTCATTgccttgagaaacggctgagcAGAGAGCCGCATCTGAAAGAAGAATACCACACCTTCCTGGAAGAGTATCTTCTCCTTGGCCACATGAGACTTGTCCCACCAAGCGAACCAGAACCGCAACAGGTCCACTACTTACCTCACCATGCTGTCCTAAAAGAGGCCAGTACTACCACGAAAGTCCGTGTGGTATTTGATGGATCAGCCAAAACTTCCACCGGATATTCCCTTAATGATGCCCTCCAAGTTGGTCCGATCGTTCAGGACGAATTACTGACCCTCGTTCTCCGTTTCCGGAAATATCCCGTTGCCCTAGTAGCGGACATTGCAAAAATGTACCGGCAAGTTTTACTTCACCCTGACGATACTCCACTGCAACGGATTCTCTGGAGATTTGATCCAAACGACCCCATCGATACCTATGAGTTGGCCACAGTTACTTACGGGCTGGCGCCATCGTCATTCCTGGCCACCCGTACCTTGCAGCAGCTGGCTACAGACGAGGGAGATGCCTACCCACTTGGTAGACCGGCACTCAAGAAAGGATTTTACGTGGACGACTACATAGGGGGAGCAAACACAGAGGAAGAGGCAATCCAAACCCGAGAGGAACTGGACGAGCTGCTGGCAAAAGGCGGATTCCAACTGCGAAAGTGGACATCGAACAACCCAAATGTGCTGAAGGGACTGGATCCGTCACAAATTGGTACTCAGCCAACCCTAAAGTTCGACAACAACGAATGTACCAAGGCGCTGGGAGTGAGCTGGGAACCCGGAACCGATCAGCTGCGCTTCGACTCCACTCCTGATATCAGCAGCGGCCCACCCACGAAAAGATCGATTCTGTCTGCAGTATCCAAACATTTCGATCCACTGGGGCTTACTGCACCTGTCATCATACGGGCAAAAATCCTACTACAGGAGCTCTGGCTGCAACCCTGCGGCTGGGACGAGGAAGTTTCCGATACCATACGAGCGAAGTGGGACAGCTACCGTATCGAATTGCCTAGAATATCCTCCTACCGAACTGACCGTTATGCCCTCCTACCGAATTCCACCGTCCAATTGCATACGTTCGCGGATGCATCCCAGCAAGCTTACGGCGCTTGCATATATGCTCGATCCACCGATACCGAGGGCAGAACTAAGGTTCAATTAATGGCTTCGAAATCGAGGGTAGCACCACTAAAACGAATTTCTCTCCCCCGTCTGGAACTGTCTG includes:
- the LOC134285437 gene encoding uncharacterized protein LOC134285437, which codes for MADDRSRQQLINRRTTLIAALGRAEQFVEKYEAERDQGQVKLRLENLDTVWMGLEDVQTQLEDMEVTNQGMAQNLAFRSHNETRYFQIKAALQSFLPNVPTSTSAIPQPSLSGLSGIKLPTITLPEFDGDYNNWLAFHDTFVALIHSNPEVHDIQKFHYLRAALKGEAAQLIESIGISSANYTIAWQTLVSRYANDYLLKKRHLQALLDCPRMKKESAAALHSVVDEYERHTKTLRQLGEPIDSWSTMLERLLCLRLDDATQKAWEDFATTTDNPNYSCLIEFLQRRIRVLESMSVNHQAQPASNHQPPMFRRQSFHKTVSHAVTEATPRKCHSCDQHHPLFQCPKFEKMSTAERLQVVNEHHLCLNCFRQDHLARNCQSKFSCRHCKKRHHSLLHPGYHPLYTDQSSTSSNTASCSTKPITKQVAITNNSKRSPTSTNAVTTQTTNSSQTSNANVLLSTVVLMVIDCNGQAHPARALLDNGSQSNIISDRLCQLLRLKRRKISIPVFGVGESSSNVNHSVSATIRSRTSNFEIGLDFLVMPRITIDLPVVSSSADDWHAPKDLSLADPTFNKTGAIDMLLGAEHFFTYINPGTRVEEGENPVLVESVFGWIVTGRNQKPLTLPPVACHVSLSDPLQEALERFWRIEEVENQPSYSVEEQQCESHYSSHVSRTPEGRYVVRLPRHPNFDHMLGESKSAALRRFHCLEKRLSREPHLKEEYHTFLEEYLLLGHMRLVPPSEPEPQQVHYLPHHAVLKEASTTTKVRVVFDGSAKTSTGYSLNDALQVGPIVQDELLTLVLRFRKYPVALVADIAKMYRQVLLHPDDTPLQRILWRFDPNDPIDTYELATVTYGLAPSSFLATRTLQQLATDEGDAYPLGRPALKKGFYVDDYIGGANTEEEAIQTREELDELLAKGGFQLRKWTSNNPNVLKGLDPSQIGTQPTLKFDNNECTKALGVSWEPGTDQLRFDSTPDISSGPPTKRSILSAVSKHFDPLGLTAPVIIRAKILLQELWLQPCGWDEEVSDTIRAKWDSYRIELPRISSYRTDRYALLPNSTVQLHTFADASQQAYGACIYARSTDTEGRTKVQLMASKSRVAPLKRISLPRLELSAAVIAARLHQKVVVALDMPISESHFWSDSTVTLEWLRSPPYTWNTFVANRVSEIQNITQGCRWHHVAG